The proteins below are encoded in one region of Acetoanaerobium noterae:
- the pabB gene encoding aminodeoxychorismate synthase component I encodes MIKEIKKYIEPIEIFELIKDEPHSFILESSLYHDEYGRYSIIASNPFEVVKYSNDPECIDKFRTIMNKYSFASNNDTKSLLPFNGGAVGYLSYDLGRYIEKIENKTIVDMEVPDLYFGLYDWAYVVDHKERKLYLVSADLDKDREEKLIIQKEELILNHTPAEKLSSVDEEVQLKSNFTKQEYIDSIEKVRQYIRSGDIYQANLTQRFEGKTKRSAFDIYSELREVGPTIFGGLLNFEDVQVISNSPERFIKVENRKIQTRPIKGTRPRGDNPEQDEFFKTELSNSEKDKAELLMIVDLERNDLGRVSEIGSVKVPELFKIEAYANVYHLVATIESEIDKDKDIYEVIKATFPGGSITGAPKIRAMEVIEELEPTRRNVYTGSIGYIGFDGLADLNIAIRTIVKKDDRITFQVGGGITWDSNPEDEYMETLHKAKSIMKTLRGYIQDDTSK; translated from the coding sequence ATGATAAAAGAGATAAAAAAATACATTGAACCTATTGAAATTTTTGAACTAATAAAAGATGAACCTCATAGCTTTATACTTGAAAGTAGTCTTTACCACGATGAATATGGCAGATATAGCATAATAGCATCAAATCCATTTGAGGTAGTAAAGTACTCAAATGATCCTGAGTGTATAGATAAATTTAGAACTATAATGAATAAATATTCTTTTGCAAGTAATAATGATACGAAATCTTTACTTCCTTTTAATGGAGGTGCAGTTGGTTATCTTTCGTATGACTTAGGCAGATATATTGAAAAAATAGAAAATAAAACTATAGTTGATATGGAAGTTCCGGATTTATATTTTGGCTTGTACGACTGGGCCTATGTAGTTGACCATAAAGAAAGAAAGCTGTATTTAGTCTCTGCAGATTTGGATAAGGATAGGGAAGAAAAGCTTATCATACAAAAAGAAGAGTTGATTCTAAATCATACACCTGCTGAAAAACTAAGCTCAGTAGACGAAGAAGTTCAGCTAAAATCAAATTTTACTAAGCAGGAGTATATAGACAGCATAGAAAAGGTAAGACAATATATTAGAAGCGGAGACATATATCAAGCAAATTTAACTCAAAGATTTGAAGGTAAAACAAAGAGAAGCGCTTTTGATATATATTCGGAGCTGAGAGAAGTTGGACCTACTATTTTTGGTGGACTTCTGAATTTTGAAGATGTGCAGGTTATTTCGAATTCTCCTGAAAGGTTTATTAAGGTAGAAAATAGAAAAATCCAAACTAGACCTATTAAAGGAACTAGGCCAAGAGGAGACAACCCTGAGCAGGATGAATTTTTCAAAACTGAACTTTCAAATAGTGAAAAGGACAAGGCTGAACTACTTATGATAGTAGACCTTGAGAGAAATGATTTAGGAAGAGTATCAGAGATAGGAAGCGTTAAGGTTCCAGAGCTATTTAAAATAGAGGCCTATGCTAATGTATACCATTTAGTCGCTACGATAGAATCAGAAATAGACAAGGACAAAGATATCTATGAGGTTATCAAAGCAACATTTCCAGGAGGTTCTATAACTGGGGCTCCAAAAATTAGAGCTATGGAGGTCATAGAAGAGCTTGAGCCGACTAGAAGAAATGTATATACTGGCTCGATTGGATATATAGGATTTGATGGTTTAGCTGACTTAAATATAGCTATAAGAACTATAGTAAAAAAGGATGATAGAATTACTTTTCAAGTAGGCGGTGGAATTACTTGGGATTCAAATCCAGAGGATGAGTACATGGAGACTCTTCACAAAGCTAAATCTATCATGAAAACTTTAAGAGGATATATTCAAGATGATACTTCTAAGTAG
- the folE gene encoding GTP cyclohydrolase I FolE: MSNEIKAVEKMDKDKIKKAVRDILEAIGEDPDREGLVDTPKRIANMFEEIFAGLHQDPREHLQIFFQEENHEEMVIVKDISFYSVCEHHLVPFFGKAHVAYIPRGGKLTGLSKLARVVETAARRPQLQERIAKTIADSIVEVLDPYGVVVILEAEHMCMTMRGIKKPGSKTITSAVRGIFEKDVAARAEAMSLINIK; the protein is encoded by the coding sequence ATGTCAAATGAAATTAAAGCTGTTGAAAAAATGGATAAGGATAAGATAAAAAAAGCAGTGAGAGATATTTTAGAGGCTATTGGAGAAGACCCAGATAGAGAGGGGCTAGTTGATACTCCAAAGAGAATTGCAAATATGTTTGAGGAAATATTTGCAGGTCTTCATCAGGATCCTAGAGAGCACCTTCAAATATTTTTCCAAGAAGAAAATCATGAAGAAATGGTTATAGTTAAGGATATATCTTTTTACTCAGTATGCGAGCATCACCTAGTACCGTTTTTTGGAAAAGCACACGTGGCATATATACCTAGAGGTGGAAAGCTAACAGGGTTATCCAAGCTTGCTAGAGTAGTTGAGACTGCTGCAAGAAGACCTCAGCTTCAAGAAAGAATTGCAAAAACGATAGCAGATTCAATAGTAGAGGTTCTTGATCCATATGGAGTAGTAGTTATTCTAGAAGCTGAGCATATGTGCATGACAATGAGAGGGATTAAAAAACCTGGTTCAAAAACAATAACATCAGCAGTTAGAGGAATATTTGAAAAAGATGTAGCAGCAAGAGCAGAGGCTATGTCGCTTATAAATATAAAATAG
- a CDS encoding ACT domain-containing protein — MKKFLIIDSTILPSVYEKVVEAKEMLRTGKAKGITDAVKKLGISRSTFYKYKDHVFNVSEGMIGNKATVSFLLNHEPGVLSSILRILAENKANVLTISQDIPINKIANLSITFDMSSMELEMDAFLTILKRISGVVRVELIAME, encoded by the coding sequence ATGAAGAAATTTCTCATTATAGATAGCACAATTCTACCTTCAGTGTATGAAAAGGTAGTTGAGGCTAAGGAGATGCTCAGAACAGGCAAAGCAAAAGGAATAACAGATGCAGTAAAAAAACTAGGTATTAGTAGAAGTACCTTTTATAAATATAAAGACCATGTATTTAATGTATCTGAAGGTATGATAGGAAATAAGGCTACTGTGTCATTTTTATTAAACCATGAGCCTGGGGTACTGTCCTCGATATTAAGAATATTAGCAGAAAATAAAGCCAATGTTTTGACAATAAGTCAAGACATCCCTATAAATAAAATAGCTAATTTATCAATCACATTTGATATGTCCAGTATGGAGCTTGAAATGGATGCATTTTTAACTATTTTAAAAAGAATAAGCGGAGTTGTTAGAGTAGAGCTTATAGCGATGGAATAA
- the tkt gene encoding transketolase: MKKIDERAINSIRFLSIDSINKANSGHPGLPMGAAPMAYTLWSKFLRISPQNPTWENRDRFVLSAGHGSMLLYSLLHLFNYGLPLDELKNFRQFDSKTPGHPEYGHTVGVETTTGPLGQGFANAVGMAIAERHLAGKFNTSKFDIVDHYTYVLAGDGDMMEGITYEAASLAGTLKLDKLVALYDDNKITIDGSTDISFSEDVKKRFEAMHWNVIVVKDGNDAGLIRKAIIKAHKSKGKPTLIMVKTIIGFGSPNKAGTSKVHGSPLGKDEAMLTREALGWSDYSEFEIPEDVKDHFMRLSKKKEKTFKEWQSKLVDYAKENPELYREWKKYHSNEISKELYEDKSIFETSSDSMATRASGGDILNKIAKYVPNIVGGSADLNESTKTYLKEKGDFLVDDMGANIFFGIREHAMGAIVNGIVLHGGLRAYGSTFLVFSDYMRTPIRLASLMNIPAMFIFTHDSIGVGEDGPTHQPIEHVSSLRMMPGLSVWRPADYMETGYSYVAAFEKTDGPSVMVLTRQNLPKLDGVNENVKKGGYILSKEEKATPDAILMGSGSEVSLLVEAKKVLKEKGLDVRIVSMPNMNVFEMQSKEYKEEVLPSNVEARVSVEAGVTMPWYRYLGNKGTAIGIDTFGASAPIEKLMEHFGFSVDNVVDKTLEVVK, encoded by the coding sequence CACCCTGGACTACCAATGGGTGCAGCACCAATGGCATATACATTATGGAGCAAATTTTTAAGAATTTCTCCTCAGAATCCTACATGGGAAAATAGAGATAGATTCGTACTATCGGCTGGGCACGGCTCAATGCTTCTTTATTCACTACTTCATCTATTTAACTATGGATTGCCTTTAGATGAGCTTAAAAACTTTAGACAATTTGACAGCAAGACTCCAGGTCATCCAGAATATGGTCATACCGTAGGAGTGGAAACTACTACAGGACCGCTAGGACAAGGCTTTGCAAATGCAGTGGGTATGGCTATAGCGGAAAGACATTTAGCTGGAAAGTTTAATACATCTAAATTTGATATAGTAGATCACTATACCTATGTACTTGCTGGAGACGGCGATATGATGGAAGGAATCACATATGAAGCAGCTTCACTTGCAGGAACGCTTAAGCTAGATAAGCTAGTTGCTCTTTATGATGATAATAAAATTACTATAGATGGAAGTACTGATATTTCTTTTAGCGAAGATGTAAAAAAGAGATTTGAGGCAATGCACTGGAATGTTATCGTAGTTAAAGACGGTAATGATGCTGGTCTTATAAGAAAAGCTATAATAAAAGCTCATAAGTCAAAAGGCAAGCCTACACTTATTATGGTTAAGACCATAATAGGCTTTGGAAGTCCTAATAAAGCAGGTACTTCTAAAGTTCATGGCTCTCCACTTGGCAAGGATGAAGCTATGCTAACAAGAGAGGCTCTTGGATGGAGTGATTATAGCGAATTTGAAATCCCTGAAGATGTAAAAGACCACTTTATGAGACTTAGCAAGAAAAAAGAAAAAACTTTTAAAGAATGGCAGTCAAAGCTTGTGGATTATGCTAAGGAAAATCCAGAGCTTTATAGAGAGTGGAAAAAATATCACAGCAATGAGATTTCTAAGGAATTGTATGAAGATAAATCTATATTTGAAACTTCTAGTGACAGTATGGCTACTAGAGCTTCAGGTGGAGATATATTAAATAAAATCGCAAAATATGTTCCAAATATAGTTGGAGGATCAGCTGACCTAAATGAATCTACAAAGACTTATCTTAAAGAAAAAGGTGATTTTTTAGTAGATGATATGGGAGCAAATATATTCTTTGGTATCAGAGAACATGCCATGGGAGCTATAGTTAACGGTATAGTACTTCACGGAGGACTAAGAGCTTATGGTTCTACTTTCCTTGTTTTCTCTGATTATATGAGAACGCCTATTAGACTGGCTTCTCTTATGAATATACCGGCTATGTTTATTTTCACTCATGATTCAATAGGAGTAGGAGAAGATGGACCGACTCATCAGCCTATAGAGCACGTTTCAAGCTTAAGAATGATGCCAGGACTTAGCGTGTGGAGACCTGCAGACTATATGGAGACAGGCTATTCTTATGTTGCGGCATTTGAAAAAACTGATGGTCCAAGCGTTATGGTTCTAACAAGACAAAACCTTCCAAAGCTAGATGGAGTGAATGAAAATGTTAAGAAGGGTGGATACATCCTATCTAAAGAAGAAAAAGCTACTCCAGATGCAATTCTTATGGGCTCGGGCTCTGAGGTTTCATTACTAGTAGAAGCTAAAAAAGTATTAAAAGAAAAAGGTCTGGATGTAAGAATAGTATCAATGCCAAATATGAATGTGTTTGAAATGCAATCTAAAGAATATAAAGAAGAGGTACTTCCTAGCAATGTAGAAGCTAGAGTATCTGTAGAAGCTGGAGTTACTATGCCGTGGTATAGATACCTAGGAAATAAAGGAACTGCAATAGGAATAGATACCTTTGGTGCTTCTGCTCCAATAGAAAAATTAATGGAGCATTTTGGTTTTAGTGTTGACAATGTAGTAGATAAAACTCTTGAGGTAGTTAAATAG
- a CDS encoding aminotransferase class IV, whose translation MILLSRGVLNWDDKALKFGLGIFETLLIKNKQVYFLEDHISRLLATSEKLDIGKSFAKQAVHDLKQTCSDLKENQIIRLTLCDSGYSIESRELTYTLDNYKNGFSLEIYPYKRGENPMLRFKTTSYIENHIARENAKNSGFDDVVFLDYKSNILETSIANIIFRKKDTFFINDENAFMLSGIALKNIRGILSFELGYKLSEEMVSVDELEAFDEAFICNSAMNMMPVKSIGNISYSVNTDLAITVNDLLEVHSRYELSHDDVIEFVRAHYLSDKDIKYIFITGSSKSLGYSKQRDVDVFVFDDDTKEQNRSLVRHLGYDWDINIFSLELADKMIHENIKFLVKAITESTLIYGDEEDFENLKKVISIS comes from the coding sequence ATGATACTTCTAAGTAGAGGGGTTTTAAACTGGGATGATAAAGCTTTAAAGTTTGGACTTGGTATATTTGAAACTCTTCTTATTAAAAACAAGCAAGTATACTTTTTAGAAGACCATATTTCGAGACTCTTAGCTACTAGTGAAAAGCTTGACATAGGAAAAAGCTTTGCTAAGCAGGCAGTACATGATTTAAAGCAAACCTGCTCAGATTTAAAAGAAAATCAGATTATAAGATTAACCTTATGTGACAGTGGATACAGCATAGAATCTAGAGAGCTGACCTACACCCTTGATAACTATAAAAATGGATTTAGCTTGGAGATATATCCCTATAAAAGAGGGGAAAATCCTATGCTCAGGTTCAAAACTACCTCGTATATAGAAAATCACATCGCTAGAGAAAATGCAAAGAATTCGGGCTTTGACGATGTTGTTTTTTTAGATTATAAATCCAATATTCTAGAAACAAGTATAGCTAATATAATTTTTAGAAAAAAAGATACATTTTTTATCAATGATGAAAATGCTTTCATGTTAAGTGGAATAGCCCTAAAAAATATACGAGGAATCCTTAGCTTTGAGCTCGGTTACAAGCTAAGTGAAGAGATGGTAAGTGTAGATGAACTAGAAGCATTTGACGAAGCGTTTATTTGCAATAGCGCTATGAATATGATGCCAGTTAAATCAATAGGAAATATAAGCTATAGCGTTAATACTGACTTGGCAATAACTGTAAATGACTTGCTAGAAGTACATAGCAGATATGAATTATCTCACGATGATGTAATAGAGTTTGTGAGGGCACATTATTTATCAGATAAGGATATCAAATACATATTTATAACAGGGTCATCTAAAAGTCTAGGATATAGCAAGCAAAGAGATGTAGATGTATTTGTATTTGATGATGATACTAAAGAGCAAAATAGAAGCTTAGTTAGACATCTTGGATATGACTGGGATATTAACATATTCTCGCTTGAACTAGCAGATAAAATGATTCATGAGAATATTAAGTTTTTAGTAAAAGCTATAACGGAATCCACTTTAATATATGGAGACGAAGAGGATTTTGAGAATTTAAAAAAAGTAATTTCTATTTCTTAA
- a CDS encoding anthranilate synthase component II gives MIDNFDSFCYNIYQYLRELGEDVEVVRNDSISVKQILAKNPEILLISPGPCSPKEAGISLEAIDYFKDKLPILGVCLGHQAIGEAFKGEIIKAKRPIHGHVHRIKHDEKGMFKNLPNPLGVTRYHSLVINEQNFPSELEISAQTIDGEIMGVRHKRYPIEGVQFHPEAILTEHGHDLFRNFIENARGCK, from the coding sequence ATGATTGATAATTTTGATTCTTTTTGTTATAACATCTATCAGTACCTAAGAGAGTTAGGTGAAGATGTAGAAGTAGTTAGAAATGACAGCATTTCAGTCAAACAAATACTAGCAAAAAATCCTGAAATTTTACTAATATCACCAGGACCATGCTCTCCTAAAGAAGCAGGGATTTCTTTAGAAGCAATTGATTATTTCAAAGACAAGCTACCTATTCTAGGAGTTTGCTTAGGGCATCAAGCAATTGGAGAAGCTTTTAAAGGAGAAATAATAAAAGCTAAAAGACCTATTCACGGTCATGTACATAGAATAAAGCACGATGAAAAAGGAATGTTTAAAAATTTACCTAATCCCCTTGGAGTTACTAGATATCACTCTCTAGTAATAAATGAGCAAAATTTTCCAAGTGAATTGGAAATATCAGCGCAGACTATAGATGGAGAGATTATGGGGGTAAGACATAAGCGATATCCTATCGAAGGTGTTCAATTTCATCCTGAAGCTATACTTACAGAGCACGGGCATGATTTATTTAGAAATTTCATAGAAAATGCAAGAGGGTGCAAATAA